A genomic stretch from Aedes albopictus strain Foshan chromosome 2, AalbF5, whole genome shotgun sequence includes:
- the LOC109420210 gene encoding uncharacterized protein LOC109420210 gives MFGALRWLITVVVIREGRHWDPDKMLPNERNTLDDCRLRFHVLIDSDVVSPARGKPAFLKEFAHMGAIGWTQDDGKVLWHCGGTLIWIDYVLTAAHCVVDHRNIRPDIVRFGDLNLETDEDDEYAQQYKIAQIYRHPLHRFGVKYHDIALIKLEQPIRLHDTVCPACLWIDPDIRFTEFIATGWGSTGHFEDRTPSLLKVSLKPMESSKCEMFYTSELIRGLSSGFHENHLCAVDEEMDTCEGDSGGPLQVKLMHSTSLTPFVVAVTSFGLPCGLSNPGVYTKIAPYNDWILATMRQHGAVIEDDIFNATFCALRYQEFREQIYTMPFNKTHVYETYFMTDHIYPESPPTYLVQLMWNVEGSPQNCYGTIIDENTVLTVANCVHYQGIPASAVSHPEEGVINISKINVHPQYNPAYSYHNIAILRLEKLFSFINIRPACIDYGNVSLHQPNSVFGFGRRDIYDDCIDYPDCIDSSLIPLTVYIEPKNETTCRLPRELQSRFPDGITDELICAGIDRFLVPDVCDLKLGSSYSHVIKGDIRKLPAIDRLIIVYGDLYPPLDGLVQIGRDCGYGEHLLSTRLRSHLKWMERVLLPKSATANAVQFLDHSRREGDSCTDAHGMRGRCTAISRCQRKWKKFELTKEATFCSSTLVICCPNADIDKDAWSSKHSLLMKCPQLVYDLLPEYDGAPMVRIFDNSTKYICMGAIISDRTILTSASCVNTAASLFVQPLGNSEILFQVRRIVQHSSFNTTDYSNDIAILRLPQSLIWSPGLHPVCLWNDQTHSPLIVEMLQPFNTTYITDIEYIEDIEDTEIIEDTEYIENIEDTEYIEYIENIEYIELLTMYNSDCQRTHAYRVRDSHICVKYPYREYTCLSSHSMLRWKDAGVVPYLIGLSTDTRECMGWSYMIFSRVAAFIDWIVDNIDFEEIKRSFNV, from the exons ATGTTTGGCGCGCTGAGATGGTTAATTACGGTGGTGGTGATTCGTGAAG GTCGACATTGGGATCCAGACAAGATGTTACCAAATGAACGGAACACATTGGAtg ATTGCAGATTGCGTTTTCATGTGCTCATCGATTCGGATGTAGTTTCCCCTGCTAGAGGGAAGCCCGCATTTTTGAAAGAGTTTGCCCACATGGGAGCTATAGGATGGACCCAGGATGATGGGAAAGTACTGTGGCATTGTGGAGGAACATTGATTTGGATAGACTACGTTCTGACTGCGGCGCATTGCGTGGTAGATCACAGGAATATTCGACCGGATATTGTGCGATTTGGCGATTTGAACTTGGAGACCGATGAGGATGATGAATACGCCCAGCAGTATAAAATTGCTCAAATATATAGACACCCGCTACATCGGTTCGGCGTGAAATACCATGACATAGCACTGATCAAGTTGGAACAGCCTATCAG GTTGCATGACACAGTGTGCCCAGCATGTCTCTGGATCGATCCAGATATACGATTTACAGAATTCATCGCTACGGGATGGGGCAGCACAGGTCATT tTGAGGACCGCACCCCTTCGTTGCTAAAAGTTTCATTGAAGCCCATGGAATCCTCCAAATGTGAAATGTTTTATACTAGTGAACTTATTCGGGGTTTGAGTTCTGGATTTCATGAGAACCATCTGTGTGCCGTCGACGAAGAGATGGACACATGTGAA GGTGACTCCGGAGGTCCACTTCAAGTCAAACTAATGCATAGTACTAGCCTTACGCCTTTTGTAGTGGCTGTTACTTCATTCGGATTGCCATGTGGATTATCAAATCCGGGAGTATACACTAAAATAGCACCATATAATGACTGGATTCTAGCAACTATGCGGCAACATGGTGCTGTCATTGAAG ATGACATTTTCAACGCCACATTCTGTGCATTACGATACCAGGAATTTCGTGAACAAATCTATACAATGCCTTTTAACAAAACACATGTGTACGAGACATATTTCATGACTGATCATATATATCCAGAATCTCCACCTACATATCTTGTTCAGCTAATGTGGAATGTTGAGGGAAGTCCTCAGAATTGTTATGGTACAATCATCGATGAAAACACAGTTCTTACAGTTGCTAATTGTGTCCATTATCAAGG GATTCCAGCTTCAGCTGTCTCACATCCAGAGGAAGGTGTAATTAATATCTCAAAAATAAATGTACATCCTCAATATAATCCGGCTTACAGCTACCACAATATTGCCATTCTACGCTTGGAAAAACTATTCAGCTTTATTAACATTCGACCAGCTTGCATTGATTATGGTAACGTATCTTTACATCAACCGAATTCCGTATTTGGATTCGGAAGGAGAGACATTTACGACGATTGCATTGATTACCCTGACTGCATAG ATTCATCATTGATACCACTGACTGTCTACATAGAACCGAAAAATGAGACAACCTGCAGATTGCCCAGAGAATTGCAGTCACGTTTTCCAGACGGCATCACTGATGAACTTATCTGTGCAGGTATTGATCGATTTCTGGTACCGGATGTATGTGATTTGAAGCTTGGAAGCTCGTATTCTCATGTAATTAAAGGAGACATACGCAAGCTTCCAGCCATAGATAGACTAATAATAGTATATGGCGACTTGTATCCTCCACTGGACGGTTTAGTACAAATTGGACGGGACTGTGGCTATGGGGAGCATTTGTTGTCCACAAGACTTCGTAGCCATTTAAAATGGATGGAGCGTGTGTTGCTTCCGAAAAGCGCGACGGCCAATGCAGTTCAGTTCTTGGATCACAGTCGCCGCGAAGGAGATTCATGCACTGATGCACACGGTATGCGGGGAAGGTGCACTGCAATATCGAGATGTCAGCGAAAGTGGAAGAAGTTTGAACTCACAAAAGAGGCAACATTCTGCTCTTCGACATTGGTGATCTGTTGCCCTAACGCTGACATCGATAAAGACGCCTGGAGCAGCAAACATTCGCTTCTAATGAAATGTCCACAACTCGTCTACGATTTGCTTCCAGAGTACGATGGTGCACCAATG gttCGAATTTTTGATAACTCAACCAAGTATATCTGCATGGGCGCCATCATTTCCGATCGAACAATACTAACTTCTGCCAGCTGTGTGAACACCGCAGCATCTCTTTTTGTCCAACCGCTAGGAAATTCTGAAATCTTATTTCAAGTTCGACGGATTGTGCAACACAGTTCCTTCAACACAACCGATTACAGTAATGATATCGCTATACTGCGATTACCGCAATCTCTGATTTGGAGCCCTGGACTGCATCCTGTATGCCTGTGGAACGACCAAACGCATTCTCCACTTATAGTTGAAATGTTACAGCCATTCAATACAACCTACATCACCGATATCGAGTACATCGAGGACATCGAGGACACCGAGATCATCGAGGACACCGAATACATCGAGAACATCGAGGACACCGAGTATATCGAGTACATCGAGAACATCGAGTACATCGAACTGCTAACCATGTACAACTCTGACTGTCAGAGAACACACGCCTATCGGGTGCGAGATTCGCACATTTGCGTCAAATATCCATATCGGGAGTACACGTGTCTTTCATCGCATAGTATGCTTCGGTGGAAAGATGCAGGTGTTGTTCCATACTTGATTGGGCTGTCAACCGATACCAGAGAATGTATGGGATGGTCCTACATGATCTTCTCAAGAGTGGCGGCGTTCATAGATTGGATTGTGGACAACATAGATTTTGAGGAAATCAAACGTTCGTTCAATGTGTAA